A stretch of Vigna angularis cultivar LongXiaoDou No.4 chromosome 4, ASM1680809v1, whole genome shotgun sequence DNA encodes these proteins:
- the LOC108331920 gene encoding uncharacterized protein LOC108331920 isoform X2: protein MSPVSSSVQVPSSTAPFAGLVICVTGLSKEARNQVMEATERLGGLYSPNLHPQCTHLVVQSFGGRKFEHALKHGTKNGLFIVTLGWFVDSVRKNVRLSESHYRVKSYGDNNVLMEDFRPLSEYTNADNHCLPARIHQVKKANNVEELQRFSVRESIRNSDSTLSGCSIYVDPGISSELRNKVIESASREGANLVEQWFVGCNVSHVVTEGTSIQRYLGYCNNLITPLWIIKTAKEKYVRRLVHMSVDLAKQVGLILEDVNSGISGKEVIKQKATDYPLDSESEVSYEERQQIVNSAKIGVRNRRGRRMQTCQTPIRPITPNNLLDSICWSISDSTSTASIYTDSFSVEDPSENHASIFFDAKGDGKDSEASFSNSTRPLTESEKSELIFKNHFLTILFPIDRFSEMGPSSRTFFSHNGFTCLQVLDHIHAFYQENMSRQEIEVAIHSDSRHADRLRSVYSSKETIARGHVTFKRVEFLGSRTSFEMLKRVSGENNSNVYELLLRA from the exons ATGTCTCCTGTTTCTTCCTCTGTGCAAGTGCCATCATCAACTGCTCCTTTTGCCGGTCTCGTCATATGCGTCACTGGTTTATCTAAAG AAGCAAGGAATCAGGTCATGGAGGCTACAGAGAGATTAGGTGGCCTGTATAGCCCTAATTTGCATCCTCAATGTACCCATTTGGTGGTTCAG AGTTTTGGTGGACGTAAGTTTGAGCATGCACTGAAGCATGGAACAAAAAATGGGCTTTTTATTGTCACACTGGGTTGGTTTGTGGATAGCGTCAGGAAAAATG TGAGGTTGAGCGAATCACATTATAGAGTGAAGAGTTATGGGGATAACAACGTGCTCATGGAAGATTTTAGGCCGCTTTCTGAGTATACAAATGCTGATAATCATTGTCTTCCGGCAAGAATCCACCAAGTGAAGAAAGCTAATAACGTTGAGGAACTTCAAAGATTCTCTGTGAGAGAGTCTATCAGAAATTCGGACTCAACTTTGTCTGGTTGCTCCATCTATGTTGATCCAGGCATTTCATCCGAGTTGAGGAACAAG GTTATTGAGTCTGCTTCAAGAGAAGGTGCTAATTTGGTGGAACAATGGTTTGTTGGCTGCAATGTTAGTCATGTAGTAACTGAAGGGACATCAATCCAAAGATACCTTGGATATTGTAATAACCTCATTACA CCTCTGTGGATAATCAAAACAGCTAAGGAGAAATATGTGCGAAGGCTTGTTCACATGTCTGTTGATTTGGCAAAGCAAGTTGGCCTGATACTTGAAGACGTTAATAGTGGCATTTCAGGAAAG GAAGTAATAAAGCAAAAAGCCACTGACTATCCTCTGGATAGTGAAAGTGAAGTCAGCTATGAAGAAAGACAACAAATTGTGAACTCTGCAAAAATTGGAGTCAGAAACCGCCGTGGCCGTCGAATGCAG ACTTGTCAAACTCCAATACGTCCTATAACACCCAACAACCTTCTCGACTCTATCTGCTGGTCTATATCTGACTCAACTTCAACTGCTTCCATCTACACAGACTCTTTTAGTGTTGAAGATCCTAGTGAAAATCACGCTTCAATATTTTTCGACGCAAAAGGGGATGGCAAGGATTCAGAAGCTTCATTTTCGAACTCCACTCGTCCTCTGACAGAAAG TGAGAAATCCGAGTTGATATTCAAAAACCATTTCCTTACCATACTCTTCCCAATTGACCGTTTTTCCGAGATGGGTCCTTCATCGAGAACGTTTTTCAGCCATAATGGCTTTACGTGTCTTCAGGTGTTGGATCATATACATGCATTTTATCAG GAGAACATGTCAAGGCAGGAAATTGAAGTTGCAATTCATAGTGATTCAAGACATGCTGATAGGCTACGATCAGTGTACTCAAGTAAGGAAACAATAGCACGTGGCCACGTAACGTTCAAAAGGGTTGAATTCTTGGGTAGTCGAACAAGTTTTGAAATGTTGAAGCGTGTAAGTGGGGAAAACAACTCCAACGTTTATGAGCTATTACTTAGGGCCTAA
- the LOC108331887 gene encoding eukaryotic translation initiation factor 3 subunit B, producing the protein MADVMVMKEIEDTALRLDVDLSTLDLDSIRLPPGETCGIVSDDEEVYQEDNLEFESGFGNIIVVDNLPVVPKEKFEKLEGVVRKIYSQIGVIKEDGLWMPVDPETDKTLGYCFIEYNTPQEAELAKEKTHGYKLDRAHIFCVSMFDDFDKFMKVPNEWAPPETKPYAPGENLQHWLTDAKARDQFVIRAGSDTEVLWNDARHLKPDPVYKRAFWTESFVQWSPLGTYLATVHRQGAAVWGGSSSFNRLMRYAHPQVKLIDFSPGEKYLVTYSSHEPSNPRDANRVVINIFDVRTGKVMRDFKGSADDFAVGGAGGVTGVSWPVFKWSGGRDDKYFARMGKNVLSVYETETFSLVDKKSLKVENIMDFCWSPTDPIIALFVPEMGGGNQPARVSLIQIPSKEELRQKNLFSVSDCKIYWQSNGDYLAVNVERYTKTKKSTYTGFELFRIKERDIPIEVLELENKNDKIIAFAWEPKGHRFAVIHGDNPKPDVSIYSMRTGQNSRVSKLTTLKGKQANALFWSPAGRYIVLAGLKGFNGQLEFYNVDELETMATAEHFMATDIEWDPTGRYVATAVTSVHEMENGFNIWSFNGKHLYRILKDHFFQFLWRPRPPSFLSPEKEEEIAKNLKKYSKKYEAEDQDVSLLLSEQEREKRRMLKEDWDKWVNEWKRIHEEESLHRQKLRDGEASDEEEEYEAKDIEVEEVIDVKEEVLHIEYGQE; encoded by the exons ATGGCGGATGTCATGGTAATGAAGGAGATCGAAGACACAGCACTGCGTCTGGACGTGGATCTCTCCACTCTTGATCTCGACTCCATTCGTCTTCCTCCCGGTGAAACTTGTGGAATTGTCAG TGATGACGAGGAAGTTTACCAGGAAGATAATCTCGAGTTCGAGTCGGGATTTGGTAACATCATTGTCGTCGACAACCTCCCTGTCGTTCCGAAGGAGAAGTTTGAAAAGCTTGAAGGAGTGGTTCGTAAAATTTATAGTCAGATTGGTGTTATCAAAGAGGATGGCCTCTGGATGCCGGTTGATCCTGAAACTGATAAAACCCTAGGGTACTGCTTCATTGAGTACAATACTCCTCAG GAAGCAGAGCTTGCTAAAGAGAAGACTCACGGATACAAATTGGATCGTGCACATATTTTTTGCGTGAGCATGTTTGATGATTTCGATAAGTTTATGAAGGTGCCCAACGAATGGGCTCCGCCGGAAACTAAGCCGTATGCTCCAGGG GAAAATCTTCAACACTGGCTCACTGATGCAAAGGCCAGGGACCAGTTTGTGATTCGTGCTGGTTCAGATACTGAGGTTTTGTGGAATGATGCAAGGCATTTGAAGCCTGATCCTGTTTATAAGCGTGCT TTTTGGACCGAAAGTTTTGTCCAATGGTCTCCTCTGGGGACATACTTGGCCACTGTTCACAGACAGGGGGCAGCTGTATGGGGGGGTTCTTCAAGCTTTAACAGGCTTATGAGATATGCACATCCTCAG GTAAAACTTATTGATTTTTCACCTGGTGAAAAGTATCTGGTAACTTACAGTAGCCATGAACCAAGCAATCCTCGAGATGCCAAT AGGGTTGTGattaatatatttgatgtgaGAACTGGCAAAGTGATGAGGGACTTTAAAGGTAGTGCCGATGATTTTGCTGTTGGAGGGGCTGGGGGTGTCACAGGAGTTTCATGGCCTGTTTTCAA ATGGAGTGGTGGAAGAGATGATAAATACTTTGCAAGGATGGGAAAAAATGTGCTCTCTGTGTATGAGACGGAGACATTTTCTCTTGTTGACAAGAAGTCCCTGAAGGTTGAAAATATAATGGATTTCTGCTGGTCTCCAACTGATCCAATTATTGCTCTCTTTGTTCCTGAGATGGGGGGTGGTAACCAGCCTGCGAGG gTAAGTCTGATCCAAATCCCCAGCAAGGAAGAACTCAGGCAGAAAAACCTTTTCAGTGTCAGTGACTGCAAGATCTATTGGCAAAGCAATGGAGACTACCTTGCTGTTAATGTTGAACGCTAtacgaaaacaaaaaaaagcaCATACACAGGCTTTGAGCTTTTTCGTATAAAAGAGCGAGACATACCTATTGAAGTGTTGGAGCTTGAGAATAAGAATGATAAGATCATTGCATTTGCTTGGGAGCCAAAAGGCCATAGGTTTGCGGTTATTCATGGTGATAACCCTAAACCTGATGTAAGTATTTACTCCATGCGTACTGGTCAGAATAGCCGAGTTTCAAAGCTCACTACTCTGAAAGGCAAGCAAGCAAATGCTCTGTTTTGGTCACCTGCTGGTCGCTACATTGTACTGGCTGGGCTGAAAGGATTCAATGGGCAGTTAGAATTTTACAATGTTGATGAACTTGAAACCATGGCTACTGCTGAACATTTTATGGCAACAGATATTGAATGGGATCCAACTGGAAG GTATGTTGCAACTGCCGTGACATCAGTTCATGAAATGGAAAATGGTTTCAATATATGGTCTTTCAATGGCAAGCATCTATATCGGATTCTGAAGGATCACTTCTTTCAG TTCTTGTGGAGACCAAGGCCACCTTCTTTCTTGAGCCCtgagaaagaggaagagattGCCAAGAACTTGAAGAAGTACAGCAAGAAATATGAGGCAGAAGATCAAGATGTTTCGCTGCTGCTGAGTGAACAAGAAcgtgagaagagaagaatgtTGAAGGAAGATTGGGACAAGTGGGTCAATGAATGGAAGCGAATCCACGAAGAAGAGAGCTTACATCGACAGAAGCTCAGGGATGGGGAAGCCAGTGATGAAGAGGAAGAATACGAGGCAAAGGACATTGAAGTTGAGGAAGTCATTGACGTAAAAGAAGAGGTCCTTCATATTGAGTACGGTCAAGAGTGA
- the LOC108331920 gene encoding uncharacterized protein LOC108331920 isoform X1, with the protein MGGDGRVEVVSGKGCSRLFSSSLPSFRGLQPLEPMSPVSSSVQVPSSTAPFAGLVICVTGLSKEARNQVMEATERLGGLYSPNLHPQCTHLVVQSFGGRKFEHALKHGTKNGLFIVTLGWFVDSVRKNVRLSESHYRVKSYGDNNVLMEDFRPLSEYTNADNHCLPARIHQVKKANNVEELQRFSVRESIRNSDSTLSGCSIYVDPGISSELRNKVIESASREGANLVEQWFVGCNVSHVVTEGTSIQRYLGYCNNLITPLWIIKTAKEKYVRRLVHMSVDLAKQVGLILEDVNSGISGKEVIKQKATDYPLDSESEVSYEERQQIVNSAKIGVRNRRGRRMQTCQTPIRPITPNNLLDSICWSISDSTSTASIYTDSFSVEDPSENHASIFFDAKGDGKDSEASFSNSTRPLTESEKSELIFKNHFLTILFPIDRFSEMGPSSRTFFSHNGFTCLQVLDHIHAFYQENMSRQEIEVAIHSDSRHADRLRSVYSSKETIARGHVTFKRVEFLGSRTSFEMLKRVSGENNSNVYELLLRA; encoded by the exons ATGGGTGGTGATGGTAGAGTTGAAGTTGTGAGTGGCAAGGGGTGTTCGAGGCTGTTTTCATCTTCACTTCCTTCGTTCAGAGGTTTGCAACCATTGGAGCCAATGTCTCCTGTTTCTTCCTCTGTGCAAGTGCCATCATCAACTGCTCCTTTTGCCGGTCTCGTCATATGCGTCACTGGTTTATCTAAAG AAGCAAGGAATCAGGTCATGGAGGCTACAGAGAGATTAGGTGGCCTGTATAGCCCTAATTTGCATCCTCAATGTACCCATTTGGTGGTTCAG AGTTTTGGTGGACGTAAGTTTGAGCATGCACTGAAGCATGGAACAAAAAATGGGCTTTTTATTGTCACACTGGGTTGGTTTGTGGATAGCGTCAGGAAAAATG TGAGGTTGAGCGAATCACATTATAGAGTGAAGAGTTATGGGGATAACAACGTGCTCATGGAAGATTTTAGGCCGCTTTCTGAGTATACAAATGCTGATAATCATTGTCTTCCGGCAAGAATCCACCAAGTGAAGAAAGCTAATAACGTTGAGGAACTTCAAAGATTCTCTGTGAGAGAGTCTATCAGAAATTCGGACTCAACTTTGTCTGGTTGCTCCATCTATGTTGATCCAGGCATTTCATCCGAGTTGAGGAACAAG GTTATTGAGTCTGCTTCAAGAGAAGGTGCTAATTTGGTGGAACAATGGTTTGTTGGCTGCAATGTTAGTCATGTAGTAACTGAAGGGACATCAATCCAAAGATACCTTGGATATTGTAATAACCTCATTACA CCTCTGTGGATAATCAAAACAGCTAAGGAGAAATATGTGCGAAGGCTTGTTCACATGTCTGTTGATTTGGCAAAGCAAGTTGGCCTGATACTTGAAGACGTTAATAGTGGCATTTCAGGAAAG GAAGTAATAAAGCAAAAAGCCACTGACTATCCTCTGGATAGTGAAAGTGAAGTCAGCTATGAAGAAAGACAACAAATTGTGAACTCTGCAAAAATTGGAGTCAGAAACCGCCGTGGCCGTCGAATGCAG ACTTGTCAAACTCCAATACGTCCTATAACACCCAACAACCTTCTCGACTCTATCTGCTGGTCTATATCTGACTCAACTTCAACTGCTTCCATCTACACAGACTCTTTTAGTGTTGAAGATCCTAGTGAAAATCACGCTTCAATATTTTTCGACGCAAAAGGGGATGGCAAGGATTCAGAAGCTTCATTTTCGAACTCCACTCGTCCTCTGACAGAAAG TGAGAAATCCGAGTTGATATTCAAAAACCATTTCCTTACCATACTCTTCCCAATTGACCGTTTTTCCGAGATGGGTCCTTCATCGAGAACGTTTTTCAGCCATAATGGCTTTACGTGTCTTCAGGTGTTGGATCATATACATGCATTTTATCAG GAGAACATGTCAAGGCAGGAAATTGAAGTTGCAATTCATAGTGATTCAAGACATGCTGATAGGCTACGATCAGTGTACTCAAGTAAGGAAACAATAGCACGTGGCCACGTAACGTTCAAAAGGGTTGAATTCTTGGGTAGTCGAACAAGTTTTGAAATGTTGAAGCGTGTAAGTGGGGAAAACAACTCCAACGTTTATGAGCTATTACTTAGGGCCTAA